One Niabella beijingensis DNA window includes the following coding sequences:
- a CDS encoding C10 family peptidase, translating into MFYLSIITLSCSKQEKSKTEFSSKEIALNAAQVEKKAFGKISFIDGAYDIPLETVEAIAVNLNGIVPDELKLSNGKDRLPIEKIVTVPDSTGDPAMYIVNYAKNNLAIFSADERSNPLLAVVPSTKYEAKEVPPGFYKWLEISMDFIALAKNPTVGKDLEKPRAAWKKIIKDAAAHNDKFLRANTFVSSYDTCIWSCPNYPDCMTYPELGCGGPDVDPCAPSVYYSKGPYLTTTWGQGCTYNNLVPWSGCTGTDRACSSNDKAPTGCVPTAMAQILKYWNHPSLPNFDYVNMPDSYGNAQVQLLMASAGSSLPSIDYGCAETGARLDEVDDALKSTKFGFTHANYATYGTGSYTTVISNLNSGIPVILGGCRDKVIFVPTKCHAWVCDGYYESGDQCYRALKFHMNWGWDGLYNGWYDFNNWEPAPGYHYQYGLDMIYNAYP; encoded by the coding sequence ATGTTCTACTTAAGTATTATAACACTTTCGTGCTCGAAGCAAGAAAAGTCGAAAACAGAATTTTCATCAAAAGAAATCGCACTAAATGCTGCACAGGTTGAAAAAAAAGCTTTTGGGAAGATATCATTTATTGATGGGGCGTACGATATTCCATTGGAAACAGTCGAAGCCATTGCCGTTAATCTCAATGGCATTGTTCCGGATGAGCTAAAGTTATCGAATGGAAAGGATAGGCTCCCAATCGAAAAAATAGTAACCGTTCCTGATAGCACTGGCGATCCGGCGATGTATATCGTAAACTATGCAAAAAACAATCTAGCAATTTTTTCCGCCGACGAAAGAAGTAACCCTTTACTGGCTGTAGTACCCAGTACAAAATATGAGGCAAAAGAGGTCCCTCCAGGATTTTATAAATGGCTGGAGATTTCAATGGACTTTATCGCATTGGCGAAGAATCCTACTGTTGGAAAAGATTTGGAAAAGCCCCGAGCCGCTTGGAAAAAAATAATAAAGGATGCAGCAGCGCATAATGACAAGTTTTTGCGTGCCAATACGTTTGTTAGCAGTTACGACACTTGTATATGGAGCTGTCCAAACTATCCAGATTGCATGACCTACCCGGAGCTTGGATGCGGGGGACCAGACGTTGATCCGTGTGCGCCATCGGTATACTATTCAAAAGGCCCCTATCTTACAACCACTTGGGGGCAGGGTTGCACGTACAACAATCTTGTCCCTTGGAGTGGATGCACGGGAACCGACCGAGCCTGCTCATCTAATGATAAAGCACCCACCGGCTGCGTACCTACCGCTATGGCACAAATTCTAAAATATTGGAATCATCCGTCCCTTCCAAATTTTGATTATGTTAATATGCCAGACAGTTACGGAAACGCACAAGTACAATTGCTGATGGCATCCGCCGGTTCAAGCTTACCCTCGATCGATTATGGATGCGCTGAAACAGGCGCACGGTTAGATGAAGTCGACGATGCGTTAAAAAGTACCAAATTTGGCTTTACTCATGCCAACTACGCAACCTACGGTACAGGGAGCTACACTACGGTTATATCAAATTTGAACTCCGGTATACCTGTTATTCTAGGGGGCTGCCGGGATAAAGTCATATTCGTCCCAACAAAATGCCATGCGTGGGTTTGTGATGGATATTACGAATCCGGCGATCAATGCTATCGAGCACTAAAGTTCCATATGAATTGGGGTTGGGATGGACTTTACAATGGA